In one Cloacibacillus porcorum genomic region, the following are encoded:
- a CDS encoding efflux RND transporter periplasmic adaptor subunit has product MRNHEPYSDIEVKSKPKSKKWIKAAAAAALITAAVCCWYAAPRMGGGAKGGNAVAEAPSVTVAVVKSADISARPSEYVGRAEAIQSVQVKPQISGEIARVYFQEGSMVREGQPLFQIDPARYQATVELRRAELEKAGASLAEADKYYRRVTSADSRAVSAAERDSAEANLLQCRAALSQAKASLRLAEIDLGYCRITSPITGKIGAAIFTKGNYVTPASGPLASIVQMDPIRVSYTLPDRDYLDQLEYFKSQGAVYKTKLVLSNGTTFGAAGSRDFEDNIVDRQTGTVLMHLRYKNGDGRLIPGEMVRVFTQSVKSRMVPVIPQAAVMADAKGDFVYVVEADDTVRDIRVKLGREFGMQREVDAGLSEGQRVVVAGLQNIRPGVKVKVNAPAPSGKASDLAGDSRKKED; this is encoded by the coding sequence ATGAGAAATCATGAACCGTACAGCGACATAGAAGTCAAAAGCAAACCGAAATCAAAAAAATGGATAAAAGCTGCGGCGGCCGCGGCGCTGATCACCGCGGCCGTTTGCTGCTGGTACGCGGCGCCAAGGATGGGCGGCGGCGCTAAAGGCGGGAACGCTGTCGCCGAAGCGCCGAGCGTGACCGTGGCCGTCGTGAAGAGCGCGGATATCTCAGCGCGGCCGTCGGAGTATGTGGGGCGCGCCGAGGCTATTCAGAGCGTGCAGGTCAAACCGCAGATATCCGGCGAGATCGCCCGCGTCTATTTTCAAGAGGGTTCCATGGTCAGGGAAGGACAGCCGCTTTTCCAGATAGACCCAGCACGCTATCAGGCGACGGTGGAGCTCCGCCGCGCGGAGCTTGAAAAGGCCGGGGCCTCGCTCGCCGAGGCCGACAAATATTACCGAAGGGTGACCTCCGCGGACAGCCGCGCCGTCTCTGCCGCGGAGCGGGACAGCGCCGAGGCGAACCTTCTTCAGTGCCGCGCCGCTCTCTCGCAGGCTAAGGCCAGCCTGCGTCTCGCCGAGATCGACCTCGGCTACTGCCGTATCACCTCTCCGATCACGGGCAAGATCGGCGCGGCAATTTTCACGAAGGGCAACTATGTGACCCCCGCCTCGGGACCGCTTGCCTCCATCGTCCAGATGGACCCTATCCGCGTCTCCTATACGCTGCCGGACCGTGATTACCTGGACCAGCTTGAATATTTTAAAAGTCAGGGCGCGGTTTATAAAACGAAGCTCGTCCTCAGCAACGGCACGACATTCGGCGCGGCTGGCTCCCGCGATTTTGAAGACAATATTGTGGACCGTCAGACGGGAACGGTGCTTATGCATTTACGCTATAAGAACGGGGACGGCCGGCTCATTCCCGGCGAAATGGTGCGCGTATTCACGCAGTCTGTAAAGAGCCGCATGGTCCCGGTCATTCCGCAGGCGGCGGTCATGGCCGACGCTAAAGGCGACTTCGTATACGTGGTTGAGGCTGACGATACGGTTCGCGACATACGCGTGAAACTTGGCCGAGAATTCGGTATGCAGCGTGAAGTCGACGCCGGATTGTCGGAAGGGCAGCGTGTCGTCGTCGCGGGGCTGCAGAATATCCGGCCCGGCGTGAAGGTCAAGGTAAACGCTCCGGCTCCGTCCGGCAAGGCGTCAGATTTGGCCGGTGACAGCCGGAAAAAAGAGGACTAA
- a CDS encoding TetR/AcrR family transcriptional regulator, with protein sequence MKRTKKEALETRANILESALDILSVKNFANTSVTEISKRAGLTKGAFYWHFRNKSDLLLQLVESICQDNEESFRNILSTPHLSGELWGYYKKELAKLEEDARYAKIHMMMARRQYEWPVEVQERARQIIVDYFERDRLAVERFVVLGQKEGRFKKDIPTGDIAVLISSIFHGLYMMQLAGNLPKSFSEHTDILFDTFNKILTADENAVLLRN encoded by the coding sequence ATGAAAAGAACAAAGAAAGAGGCTCTTGAGACTCGCGCCAACATACTCGAATCGGCGCTTGACATACTCAGCGTAAAAAATTTCGCGAATACCTCCGTTACGGAGATATCGAAGCGCGCAGGCCTAACCAAGGGGGCGTTTTACTGGCATTTCCGGAATAAGAGCGACCTCCTGCTCCAGCTCGTCGAATCCATTTGCCAGGATAACGAGGAGAGTTTTAGAAATATCCTGAGCACGCCGCATTTAAGCGGAGAGCTGTGGGGCTATTACAAAAAAGAGTTGGCAAAATTAGAGGAGGACGCCAGGTACGCGAAGATCCACATGATGATGGCCCGCCGGCAGTACGAGTGGCCCGTCGAGGTCCAGGAAAGAGCGCGGCAGATAATCGTCGACTACTTTGAACGCGACAGGCTGGCCGTAGAGCGGTTCGTCGTCCTGGGACAAAAAGAGGGCCGTTTCAAAAAGGACATTCCGACAGGAGATATCGCCGTACTGATCAGCTCCATATTCCACGGCCTGTATATGATGCAGCTCGCGGGAAACCTTCCGAAAAGTTTTTCCGAGCATACGGATATCCTCTTTGACACTTTCAACAAGATATTGACTGCGGATGAGAACGCGGTGCTGCTGCGAAACTGA
- a CDS encoding TetR/AcrR family transcriptional regulator has protein sequence MRRTKEAAENTRKRIMEGALDLFIEKGFSNTSLTEIAHSLGITKGVVYWHFKNKEDILLHIVKRHCEAKIQEAVNALSDPMPEQTLYSFYKKSLNCFTSDERFIRVYNLLSQNHSWPEDLRNRVFDMLHDAGLKERGIVTAHIKKAQEAGAIRVDIEAEKIAVVITSVFNGLYMLQTKNLLPREFFMYDKLIFEPFSQTLASLNL, from the coding sequence TTGCGCAGGACGAAAGAAGCGGCGGAAAATACGCGAAAGCGGATAATGGAGGGCGCGCTGGATCTTTTTATAGAAAAGGGGTTCTCCAATACGTCGCTTACGGAGATCGCTCACAGCCTCGGCATCACAAAGGGCGTCGTATACTGGCACTTTAAAAATAAAGAGGACATCCTTCTCCATATCGTCAAACGCCATTGCGAAGCCAAGATACAAGAGGCGGTGAACGCGCTGAGCGACCCTATGCCGGAGCAAACTTTATACTCCTTTTACAAAAAGAGCTTGAACTGTTTCACCTCTGACGAACGGTTTATTCGCGTTTACAATCTGCTGAGCCAGAATCACAGCTGGCCGGAAGACCTCAGGAACCGTGTTTTCGACATGCTCCACGACGCGGGCCTTAAGGAACGCGGGATCGTTACAGCTCACATAAAGAAAGCCCAAGAGGCGGGAGCGATCCGCGTAGACATTGAGGCAGAAAAAATAGCCGTCGTCATAACGTCGGTTTTCAACGGCCTCTATATGCTTCAAACGAAGAACCTGCTGCCGAGGGAATTTTTTATGTATGATAAATTGATCTTTGAGCCTTTCTCGCAGACGCTGGCCTCTTTGAATCTCTGA